A region of Gracilinanus agilis isolate LMUSP501 chromosome 3, AgileGrace, whole genome shotgun sequence DNA encodes the following proteins:
- the LOC123241155 gene encoding olfactory receptor 52E4-like, producing MIAINRTNLHPTSFFLLGIPGLEAAHIWISIPFCLMYILAVVGNCTLLFIIKTDPNLHEPMFLFLSMLSVADLMLTTTIMPKMLSLFWFNDGEIRFEACLTQVFLIHALSNMESGIILAMAFDRYVAICNPLRHSTILTITVIQGLGLAILLRGIVLLGPHPFMLRWLPYRRTNIIPHTYCEFMGLIKLACAPTKIPRAYSLFVTFITGGLDFIIIICSYVFILRTVFRLPSSEARMKTLGTCGSHVWVILISYTPAYFSFLTHRFGHNIAPSIHIFVANIYVLVPPMVNPIIYGIKTKQIRDRFIKFFKD from the coding sequence ATGATAGCTATCAACAGAACCAATCTTCATCCAACCAGCTTTTTTCTCCTTGGCATCCCAGGATTAGAGGCTGCCCACATCTGGATATCCATCCCTTTCTGCCTGATGTATATCTTGGCTGTGGTGGGGAACTGCACtcttcttttcattattaaaacTGACCCTAACCTGCACGAACCCATGTTCCTATTCCTCTCCATGCTTTCTGTGGCGGACTTGATGCTTACAACCACCATCATGCCTAAGATGCTAAGCCTCTTCTGGTTTAATGATGGAGAAATTCGCTTTGAAGCTTGCCTCACCCAAGTGTTTCTCATCCATGCTTTGTCAAATATGGAATCTGGGATCATATTGGCCATGGCTTTTGATCGCTATGTGGCCATCTGCAACCCACTTAGACATTCTACCATCTTGACCATTACTGTTATCCAGGGCCTAGGATTGGCTATCCTTCTTCGTGGAATTGTCTTGCTTGGTCCTCATCCATTCATGCTTAGGTGGCTTCCCTACCGTAGGACTAATATCATCCCGCACACCTACTGTGAGTTCATGGGATTGATCAAGTTAGCCTGTGCCCCAACCAAGATCCCTAGAGCTTATAGCCTATTTGTTACATTCATTACAGGTGGTCtagattttataattattatctgttCCTATGTCTTCATTCTCCGTACTGTCTTTCGACTACCCTCCAGTGAAGCCAGAATGAAGACATTAGGCACCTGTGGCTCCCATGTGTGGGTCATATTGATTTCTTATACCCCTGCCTACTTTTCCTTTCTCACTCACAGGTTTGGACACAATATTGCTCcttctatacatatttttgtggcTAATATCTATGTCCTTGTACCACCTATGGTGAACCCCATCATCTATGGAATCAAAACTAAACAGATTCGGGATAGatttattaaattcttcaaagattaa
- the LOC123241156 gene encoding olfactory receptor 52E4-like, translated as MSAFNGTNVHPSCFFLLGIPGLENAHIWISIPFCLVYVLAVLGNCTLLFIIKSDPNLHEPMFLFLSMLSVADLMLTTTTMPKILSLFWFNDREIYFEACLTQVFLIHALSNIESGIILAMAFDRYVAICNPLRHSTILTYAVIQRLGLVIVLRGLVLLGPHPFMLKWLPYCRTNIIPHTYCEFMALIKLACAPTKIYRAYSLFVAFITAGLDFVIIICSYILILRTVFRLPSNDARLKTLSTCGSHVWVILISYTPAFFSFLTHRFGHHIAPSLHIFVANIYVLVPPMVNPIIYGVKTKQIRERFLRIFTDKNT; from the coding sequence ATGTCAGCTTTCAATGGGACAAATGTACATCCTTCCTGCTTCTTCCTCCTTGGCATTCCAGGATTAGAGAATGCCCACATCTGGATATCCATCCCTTTCTGCTTGGTGTATGTGTTGGCTGTATTGGGGAACTGTACCTTGCTTTTCATTATCAAAAGTGACCCCAATCTGCATGAACCcatgtttctcttcctttccatgcTCTCTGTGGCAGACTTGATGCTTACAACCACCACTATGCCCAAGATTTTGAGCCTTTTTTGGTTCAATGATAGGGAGATATACTTTGAAGCATGCCTCACCCAGGTTTTTCTCATTCATGCCCTGTCTAACATTGAATCTGGAATCATCTTGGCCATGGCCTTTGATCGCTATGTGGCCATCTGCAATCCACTTAGACACTCAACCATCCTGACCTATGCAGTAATCCAGAGGTTAGGGTTGGTTATTGTCCTTCGTGGACTTGTGTTGCTTGGCCCTCACCCTTTCATGCTTAAATGGCTTCCCTACTGTAGGACTAATATCATCCCCCATACCTACTGTGAATTTATGGCACTGATCAAGCTGGCCTGTGCCCCAACCAAGATCTACAGAGCTTACAGCCTATTTGTTGCTTTTATCACAGCAGGGCTTGATTTCGTAATAATTATATGTTCCTATATCCTCATTCTTCGTACTGTATTTCGCCTACCCTCCAATGATGCTAGACTTAAGACATTAAGTACCTGTGGCTCCCATGTGTGGGTCATATTAATTTCTTATACTCctgccttcttctcctttctcactCACAGGTTTGGACACCATATTGCTCCTTCTCTCCATATTTTTGTTGCCAATATCTATGTCCTTGTTCCACCCATGGTAAACCCTATTATTTATGGAGTCAAGACCAAGCAGATTCGGGAAAGATTCCTAAGAATCTTTACAGATAAAAATACCTGA